A section of the Methanosarcina mazei S-6 genome encodes:
- a CDS encoding glycosyltransferase: MYVLITPVKDEDKLLQDVAASVINQTVKPVLWLIIDDGSTDSSPKIIHSLVSRYFWIKTIRLPPHTRDIIFHVSYVYKTGFDFALSYCERNNIDYNFIASIDSDTILEEEYFEKVIREFEANKKLGIASGGLYHEIDGKLKLSGQAENFPSGTGRVWSKECFFDTDGFSLEPSADSISNVKAILRGWQIQRFNEIQMVEKRLTSSAEGLWKGYRYNGYMAYYLNKNPVLILLNVLNYTLKRPHYTGVAFLLGYIKPVIKKEERIKDIEIREYYWSYRLIEYKKLVHRRMKSLVSAAETAQLK, from the coding sequence GTGTATGTTTTGATAACACCTGTAAAAGATGAGGACAAGCTTCTTCAAGACGTAGCTGCATCCGTAATAAATCAGACTGTAAAGCCTGTCCTCTGGTTAATTATTGATGACGGAAGTACAGACAGCTCTCCAAAAATAATACACAGTCTTGTGTCCAGGTATTTCTGGATAAAAACCATACGTTTGCCTCCCCATACCAGAGACATAATTTTTCACGTATCTTATGTGTATAAAACCGGGTTTGATTTCGCATTGAGTTATTGCGAGAGGAACAATATTGACTATAATTTTATCGCTTCAATAGACTCGGATACCATACTTGAAGAAGAATATTTTGAAAAAGTAATAAGAGAATTTGAAGCCAATAAAAAACTGGGAATTGCGAGCGGGGGATTATACCATGAAATTGATGGAAAATTAAAGCTTTCCGGGCAGGCTGAAAACTTCCCTTCAGGTACAGGAAGAGTATGGTCAAAAGAATGTTTTTTCGATACTGATGGCTTTTCCTTAGAACCCTCTGCGGATTCGATCTCAAATGTGAAAGCCATACTCAGAGGCTGGCAAATCCAGAGGTTTAACGAAATCCAGATGGTAGAAAAAAGATTAACAAGCAGTGCCGAAGGCTTGTGGAAAGGATACAGGTACAACGGATACATGGCTTATTATTTAAATAAAAATCCGGTATTAATACTGCTAAATGTATTGAATTACACTTTAAAGAGACCGCATTACACAGGAGTGGCCTTTTTACTCGGATATATAAAGCCAGTAATTAAAAAAGAAGAACGAATAAAAGATATCGAAATTCGGGAGTATTACTGGAGTTACAGGTTAATCGAATACAAAAAACTGGTACACAGGAGAATGAAATCCCTGGTTTCCGCAGCTGAAACAGCTCAACTTAAATAA
- a CDS encoding VOC family protein, which translates to MKILQILSRLYVADLNPALEFYEELLETPVAMRFEIPQTGVELAQISTILLIAGSEEALKPFRNTQATFLVDSLDKFKTFLEENGAEIIRGPSKVPTGRNMTVRHSDGSVIEYVEHSKIE; encoded by the coding sequence ATGAAAATACTTCAAATCCTCTCCCGCCTCTATGTAGCCGACCTTAATCCCGCTCTCGAATTCTACGAGGAACTCCTCGAAACTCCTGTGGCTATGCGTTTTGAAATCCCGCAAACAGGCGTGGAACTGGCTCAGATAAGTACTATTTTGCTTATAGCTGGCTCTGAAGAGGCTCTGAAACCATTCAGAAACACACAGGCTACGTTTCTTGTTGATTCTCTCGATAAGTTCAAAACTTTTCTTGAAGAAAATGGAGCAGAAATCATCCGGGGACCTTCAAAAGTTCCGACAGGCAGGAACATGACGGTAAGACATTCAGACGGGTCGGTGATAGAATATGTGGAGCATTCAAAAATAGAGTGA
- a CDS encoding helix-turn-helix transcriptional regulator — protein MEDKNTTIATVHGVTYAWDTLEPVNDTVIDVNSNPPQSIVAKDGAYSFELTPGDYTIKASYYENNSLIYSKETTIEIEDEGTYVLDLLLYPVSDKRATETVAAKMNSNGAVASGQTKNILSIISYLPVAIALFLPVAIVVAIVLFLLGGVYEITKKYRKRNEKRSQQGKINISGLLVKALTRPTYSGFNPVGEASMIEPVIESGENSVIETNALKKEPLTPELNDVLNIIRGNKGRITQKDLRGRLKYSEVKVSLLLSELEKRGLIKKFKNGRENIVVLIEEDP, from the coding sequence ATGGAAGACAAAAACACCACAATTGCAACAGTCCATGGAGTGACATATGCGTGGGATACCCTTGAGCCTGTAAATGATACTGTAATTGATGTAAACTCCAATCCACCTCAATCAATAGTAGCAAAAGACGGCGCTTATTCTTTTGAATTAACGCCTGGGGACTATACTATAAAAGCCAGTTATTACGAGAACAATAGTCTGATTTATTCGAAAGAAACAACCATCGAGATTGAAGATGAAGGAACTTACGTTCTTGATCTCCTTCTTTATCCGGTTTCAGATAAGAGGGCAACTGAAACAGTCGCGGCTAAAATGAATTCAAATGGTGCGGTTGCCAGCGGGCAAACAAAAAACATCTTGTCAATTATAAGTTATCTGCCAGTAGCTATTGCACTTTTCCTGCCAGTAGCTATTGTAGTAGCTATTGTACTTTTTCTTCTCGGGGGAGTTTATGAAATAACTAAAAAGTATAGAAAAAGAAATGAAAAAAGGTCTCAGCAGGGAAAAATTAACATCTCCGGGCTCCTGGTAAAGGCTCTCACCAGGCCCACTTATTCTGGCTTTAACCCGGTTGGAGAAGCGTCCATGATAGAGCCGGTAATAGAATCCGGAGAAAACTCTGTAATTGAGACCAATGCTCTTAAAAAAGAGCCGCTCACTCCGGAACTGAATGATGTCCTGAATATAATTAGAGGCAATAAGGGAAGGATTACTCAGAAAGACCTGCGGGGCAGATTGAAGTATTCAGAGGTAAAAGTCAGCCTTCTCCTGTCAGAACTTGAAAAAAGAGGATTGATTAAGAAGTTTAAGAATGGGCGAGAGAATATTGTGGTTTTAATAGAAGAAGATCCCTGA
- a CDS encoding EFR1 family ferrodoxin (N-terminal region resembles flavodoxins. C-terminal ferrodoxin region binds two 4Fe-4S clusters.) — protein sequence MEIYYFSGTGNSLYVAKELQNRVPETDLIPVVSLLEKDIIETNAETVGFVFPIHRMTIPIPVKKFLKKLNLKSASYIFAVATRAGTQHVAFVEIDNILKKQGKILNSCFSINMACNDPRDKDWHPVTKEMIENLESGVRIRLNSIRKIIVNKENSREEYSELTPAGYLLEHSLRLGLAYSEHRGTEDYFYSDSKCTGCGICEKVCLSGKIKIIDKKPVWQRGINCYICYACLNYCPVHSIQIKSRIYLKSYTEENERYCHPYATADDIAAQKSNSYKQGEMA from the coding sequence ATGGAAATTTATTATTTTTCTGGAACCGGCAATTCTCTATATGTAGCAAAGGAATTACAAAATAGAGTTCCAGAAACAGATCTGATCCCTGTTGTAAGCCTTCTGGAGAAAGACATTATAGAAACAAACGCAGAAACAGTAGGTTTCGTCTTCCCTATCCATAGAATGACAATCCCCATTCCTGTAAAGAAGTTCCTTAAGAAACTGAATCTAAAATCAGCCAGCTATATATTTGCAGTAGCTACAAGGGCGGGAACTCAGCACGTAGCTTTTGTTGAGATAGATAATATTCTGAAAAAACAGGGCAAAATTCTGAACTCATGTTTTTCTATAAACATGGCCTGTAATGATCCGAGAGATAAAGACTGGCACCCGGTAACAAAAGAGATGATTGAAAATCTTGAATCCGGGGTCCGGATCAGACTGAATTCAATCCGGAAAATAATCGTGAATAAAGAAAACAGCCGGGAAGAATACTCTGAGCTCACTCCTGCCGGTTACTTACTGGAACACTCTCTTCGTTTAGGACTGGCTTATTCTGAACACAGGGGCACAGAAGATTATTTTTATTCAGATTCAAAATGTACGGGCTGCGGCATATGTGAAAAGGTTTGCTTATCCGGAAAAATAAAAATAATTGATAAAAAACCTGTATGGCAGAGAGGCATCAATTGTTACATCTGCTATGCCTGTCTTAATTATTGCCCTGTACACTCCATTCAAATCAAATCCAGAATCTACCTGAAATCGTATACCGAAGAAAATGAAAGGTACTGTCACCCATATGCAACGGCAGATGATATTGCAGCACAAAAAAGTAACTCGTATAAACAGGGCGAAATGGCTTGA
- the hcp gene encoding hydroxylamine reductase, protein MFCNQCQEALNVIGCTKNGVCGKKGEVADLQDRLLYVLKSVSYYNLKARELGLNEETADKIVLDAFFATLTNTNFDKQAIESYIKKGFEIRDSIKAKLPAGTLPAEEDLPDVAKVTPENITGMDVAVHSTQNEDVRSLRELLTYGMKGMAAYAHHAYILGYKDEEIFKFIEKGLVATTDDTIGVDDLIGLVLECGQKGVSVLALLDKANTETYGSPEPTAVNIGVRGNPGILISGHDLLDLEQLLEQTKGTGIDVYTHGEMLPANSYPAFKKYDNFAGNYGNAWWRQNEEFEKFNGPVLMTTNCIIPPRESYRNRIYTTGVVGFEGLPHIHEKEDGTKDFTSLIEQAKMSKPPEQLESGTIMGGFAHEAALSVADKIIDAVKTGKISRFMVMAGCDGRHKERAYYTEFAKALPENTVILTAGCAKYRYNKLDLGDIGGIPRVLDAGQCNDCYSLVVIAQKLAEAFGLEDINDLPISYNIAWYEQKAVLVLLALLSLGVKNIVLGPTLPAFVSPNVLKVLVDNFNIRPNTTVEEDMKVLLG, encoded by the coding sequence ATGTTCTGTAATCAATGTCAGGAAGCGCTTAACGTAATAGGGTGTACTAAAAACGGCGTATGCGGCAAAAAAGGGGAAGTTGCAGACCTGCAGGACAGGCTTTTATACGTCCTTAAAAGCGTCTCTTATTATAACCTGAAGGCAAGAGAACTGGGCCTTAATGAGGAAACAGCCGACAAAATTGTACTTGACGCTTTCTTTGCAACTCTTACGAACACTAACTTTGACAAACAGGCAATTGAATCCTATATAAAGAAAGGGTTTGAGATCCGTGACTCCATTAAGGCAAAACTGCCAGCCGGAACTCTGCCTGCCGAAGAAGACCTCCCTGATGTGGCAAAGGTCACCCCCGAAAACATAACAGGGATGGATGTCGCTGTCCACTCCACGCAAAACGAAGATGTCCGGTCTCTTAGAGAATTGCTGACATATGGAATGAAGGGAATGGCTGCATATGCACACCACGCCTATATCCTCGGGTATAAAGACGAAGAGATCTTTAAATTCATTGAAAAAGGGCTGGTTGCCACAACAGACGACACCATAGGTGTGGATGACCTTATCGGCCTTGTTCTTGAATGCGGGCAAAAAGGCGTATCAGTACTTGCACTGCTTGATAAGGCAAACACCGAGACCTATGGTAGCCCCGAGCCGACTGCAGTCAATATTGGCGTAAGGGGAAATCCGGGAATCCTCATCAGCGGGCATGACCTTCTGGACCTTGAACAGCTCCTTGAGCAGACAAAGGGAACAGGAATCGATGTCTACACTCACGGAGAGATGCTTCCCGCAAACTCATATCCTGCCTTTAAGAAGTACGACAATTTTGCGGGCAACTATGGTAACGCCTGGTGGAGACAGAATGAGGAGTTTGAAAAGTTTAACGGCCCAGTCCTCATGACCACAAATTGCATAATCCCGCCAAGAGAGTCATACAGAAACAGGATCTACACGACCGGGGTTGTGGGCTTTGAAGGGCTTCCACATATCCACGAAAAAGAAGACGGAACAAAAGATTTCACCTCCCTTATAGAACAGGCAAAAATGAGCAAGCCCCCTGAACAACTGGAAAGCGGGACAATCATGGGAGGCTTTGCACATGAAGCAGCCTTATCGGTTGCGGATAAGATCATAGATGCCGTAAAAACAGGAAAAATCAGCAGGTTCATGGTCATGGCAGGCTGTGACGGAAGGCACAAGGAAAGGGCATATTACACCGAGTTTGCAAAAGCCCTTCCAGAAAACACAGTAATCCTGACCGCAGGCTGTGCAAAATACCGCTACAACAAGCTCGACCTGGGCGACATCGGAGGAATTCCGAGAGTTCTCGACGCCGGGCAGTGCAACGACTGTTACTCGCTTGTGGTAATAGCCCAGAAGCTTGCAGAAGCCTTCGGGCTTGAGGACATAAATGACCTTCCTATCTCTTACAACATTGCCTGGTATGAGCAGAAAGCCGTACTTGTCCTGCTCGCCCTTCTGAGCCTCGGAGTGAAAAACATAGTCCTCGGCCCGACCCTTCCGGCTTTTGTCTCTCCGAATGTTCTCAAGGTACTGGTTGATAACTTCAATATCAGACCCAACACAACTGTAGAAGAAGATATGAAAGTCCTGCTGGGTTGA